A single region of the Solwaraspora sp. WMMD406 genome encodes:
- a CDS encoding glucosidase, with protein sequence MVNSRRTYRDPERTRLAEADAGELPWRAWGPYVSERAWGTVREDYSEHGTAWDYFPHDHARSRAYRWNEDGMAGVCDDRQTFCFGLALWNGVDPILKERMFGLGGDGGNHGEDAKDYWWYEDSTPTHSWMRWRYHYPQAAFPYDDLVAVNGMRGREETEYELVDTGVFDDDRYWAVTVDYAKAGPTDLCIEITVANRGDQPARLHVLPSLWFRNTWAWGLPGRDQIPVLTGDDSRLVGHHSVLGQLVLQGDGQPTPLLCDNDTNAERLWGQPSRTPYPKDGINDHVVDGADTVNPERTGTKGALHYVLDVLPGCEDRIRLRLTLTAPPPGNAPPPRLNLGAGHAATLAARHAEADQYYDTVIPAAATDDERLVARRALAGVLWGKQFYHFDVAQWLSGDPASPPPPPGRAHGRNAAWWHMNSFDVISMPDPWEYPWYAAWDLAFHCSTLARVDPQFAKDQLLLLLREWYMHPNGQIPAYEWAFADVNPPVHAWAALRVFEIDGRRDFEFLARIMHKLLLNFTWWVNRKDINGNNVFEGGFLGLDNVGPFDRSAALPVAGILEQSDGTGWMATYALNMLDMALTLAVHDHTYTDIATKFLEHFAYIAAAAYDQGLWDEEDSFFYDQLRLPDGDTLPLKVRSVVGLLPLAATTTLHSGTLARLPELGARLRWFLTNKPEYADVIGARRLAGDGRQHRLLSMVGPDQIVRILAPMLDEEEFLSPYGLRTLSRRHLDEPFTVSLGGQDFTVGYEPAESTSGLFGGNSNWRGPIWMPTNYLLVCALRDFATFFGDDLLIEYPTRSGAKRTLNAIADDLSHRLISLFLRDEYGRRPIYGAAEKFQQHPDWRDLIAFPEYFHGDNGAGLGAWHQTGWTALVADLILTTRSDGKD encoded by the coding sequence ATGGTCAACTCCAGGCGAACGTATCGTGATCCGGAACGCACCCGGTTGGCGGAGGCCGACGCGGGTGAGCTGCCGTGGCGGGCATGGGGACCCTATGTCTCAGAACGGGCATGGGGAACGGTACGGGAGGACTACAGCGAGCACGGTACGGCGTGGGACTACTTTCCGCATGATCATGCCCGATCGCGTGCGTACCGCTGGAACGAGGATGGCATGGCCGGCGTCTGCGACGACCGTCAGACATTCTGCTTCGGGTTGGCCCTGTGGAACGGTGTGGATCCCATTCTTAAGGAACGCATGTTCGGCCTCGGCGGCGACGGCGGCAATCACGGTGAGGACGCCAAGGACTACTGGTGGTACGAGGACTCCACGCCCACCCACTCCTGGATGCGCTGGCGCTACCACTATCCGCAAGCCGCCTTCCCCTACGATGACCTCGTCGCCGTCAACGGTATGCGCGGCCGCGAGGAGACCGAGTACGAACTGGTCGACACCGGCGTCTTCGACGACGACCGCTACTGGGCGGTGACTGTCGACTACGCCAAGGCCGGCCCGACCGATCTGTGCATCGAGATCACCGTCGCCAACCGGGGCGACCAACCGGCCCGGTTGCACGTGCTGCCCAGCCTGTGGTTCCGCAACACCTGGGCCTGGGGACTGCCCGGCCGTGACCAGATCCCGGTGCTCACCGGCGACGACTCCCGCCTGGTCGGCCACCACTCGGTGCTCGGGCAGCTGGTGCTGCAGGGCGACGGCCAGCCGACCCCGCTGCTGTGCGACAACGACACCAACGCCGAACGGCTCTGGGGACAACCGTCGCGTACCCCGTACCCGAAGGACGGCATCAACGACCACGTCGTCGACGGCGCCGACACCGTCAACCCCGAGCGCACCGGCACCAAGGGCGCGCTGCACTACGTGCTTGACGTCCTACCCGGCTGCGAGGACCGGATCCGGCTGCGGTTGACGTTGACCGCACCGCCACCGGGCAACGCCCCGCCGCCCCGGCTCAACCTCGGCGCCGGGCACGCCGCCACCCTCGCCGCCCGGCACGCCGAAGCCGACCAGTACTACGACACGGTGATCCCGGCCGCCGCCACCGACGACGAGCGGCTGGTCGCCCGACGCGCCCTGGCCGGGGTGCTCTGGGGCAAACAGTTCTACCACTTCGACGTTGCCCAGTGGCTGTCCGGCGATCCGGCCAGCCCGCCCCCGCCGCCGGGGCGGGCGCACGGACGCAACGCCGCCTGGTGGCACATGAACAGCTTCGACGTCATCTCGATGCCGGACCCCTGGGAATACCCCTGGTACGCGGCCTGGGACCTGGCGTTCCACTGCTCCACCCTGGCCCGGGTCGACCCGCAGTTCGCCAAGGACCAGCTGCTGTTGCTGCTGCGCGAGTGGTACATGCACCCCAACGGGCAGATCCCGGCGTACGAGTGGGCGTTCGCCGACGTCAACCCGCCGGTGCACGCCTGGGCCGCGCTGCGGGTGTTCGAGATCGACGGCCGACGCGACTTCGAGTTCCTCGCCCGGATCATGCACAAGCTGCTGCTCAACTTCACCTGGTGGGTCAACCGCAAGGACATCAACGGCAACAACGTCTTCGAAGGTGGCTTCCTCGGGCTGGACAACGTCGGCCCGTTCGACCGCTCCGCCGCGCTGCCGGTCGCCGGCATCCTGGAGCAGTCCGACGGCACCGGCTGGATGGCCACGTACGCGCTGAACATGCTCGACATGGCACTCACCCTGGCGGTGCACGACCACACCTACACCGACATCGCCACCAAGTTCCTGGAACACTTCGCCTACATCGCCGCCGCCGCCTACGACCAGGGGCTGTGGGACGAGGAGGACTCGTTCTTCTACGACCAGCTGCGGCTGCCCGACGGCGACACCCTGCCGTTGAAGGTCCGCTCGGTGGTCGGACTGCTGCCGCTGGCCGCCACCACCACCTTGCATTCGGGCACCCTGGCCCGGCTGCCGGAGCTGGGCGCGCGGCTGCGCTGGTTCCTGACCAACAAACCGGAGTACGCCGACGTGATCGGTGCCCGCCGGCTGGCCGGCGACGGCCGGCAACACCGGCTGCTGTCGATGGTCGGCCCGGACCAGATCGTGCGGATCCTCGCCCCGATGCTCGACGAGGAGGAGTTCCTTTCCCCGTACGGGCTGCGCACCCTGTCGCGGCGGCACCTCGACGAGCCGTTCACCGTCTCGCTCGGCGGACAGGACTTCACCGTCGGGTACGAACCGGCCGAGTCGACCAGCGGACTGTTCGGCGGCAACTCCAACTGGCGCGGCCCGATCTGGATGCCGACCAACTACCTGCTGGTCTGCGCGCTGCGGGACTTCGCCACCTTCTTCGGCGACGACCTGCTGATCGAATACCCGACCCGGTCCGGCGCGAAGCGCACGCTCAACGCCATCGCCGACGACCTGTCGCACCGGCTGATCTCGCTGTTCCTGCGCGACGAGTACGGTCGGCGGCCGATCTACGGGGCGGCGGAGAAGTTCCAGCAGCATCCCGACTGGCGGGACCTGATCGCGTTCCCGGAGTACTTCCACGGCGACAACGGGGCCGGTTTGGGCGCTTGGCACCAGACCGGCTGGACGGCGCTGGTCGCGGACCTGATCCTGACCACCCGATCCGATGGGAAGGACTGA
- a CDS encoding VOC family protein: protein MNVTIASSFLPHDDPDAALAFYRDLLGFEVRNDVGYSGMRWITVGPADQPDTSIVLHPPAADPGITDDERRTITEMMAKGTYAGIVLATTDLDATFDRLQAGDADIVQEPTEQPYGVRDCAVRDPAGNMIRIQQRA, encoded by the coding sequence ATGAACGTCACCATTGCCTCGTCCTTCCTGCCGCACGACGACCCGGACGCCGCCTTGGCCTTCTACCGCGACCTGCTCGGTTTCGAGGTCCGCAACGACGTCGGCTACAGCGGCATGCGGTGGATCACCGTCGGTCCCGCCGATCAGCCGGACACGTCGATCGTGCTGCATCCGCCGGCCGCCGATCCCGGGATCACCGACGACGAACGGCGCACCATCACCGAGATGATGGCCAAGGGCACCTACGCCGGTATCGTGTTGGCCACCACCGATCTCGACGCCACCTTCGACCGGTTGCAGGCCGGCGACGCCGACATCGTCCAGGAGCCGACCGAGCAGCCGTACGGGGTGCGTGACTGTGCCGTACGTGATCCCGCTGGCAACATGATCCGCATCCAGCAGCGGGCCTGA
- a CDS encoding helix-turn-helix transcriptional regulator, translating into MSSTSDETRRLRDLARLRRVRDRIDREYARPLDVEALARGVHMSAGHLSRQFRLAYGESPYTYLMTRRIERAMALLRRGDLSVTDVCFAVGCASLGTFSTRFTELVGVPPSVYRSQAVGAAAGMPSCVAKQVTRPIRNREAQARQPQLA; encoded by the coding sequence GTGAGCAGCACATCCGACGAGACGCGGCGCCTGCGTGACCTCGCCCGGCTCCGCCGGGTGCGTGACCGGATCGACCGGGAGTACGCCCGGCCGCTGGACGTCGAGGCGCTCGCTCGCGGCGTGCACATGTCCGCCGGCCACCTCAGCCGGCAGTTCCGCCTCGCGTACGGCGAGTCACCGTACACCTATCTGATGACGCGGCGGATCGAGCGCGCGATGGCGCTGCTGCGCCGTGGCGACCTCAGCGTCACCGACGTCTGCTTCGCGGTCGGCTGTGCGTCGCTGGGCACCTTCAGCACTCGCTTCACCGAATTGGTCGGGGTTCCGCCCAGCGTCTACCGCAGCCAGGCGGTCGGTGCCGCCGCCGGGATGCCGTCGTGTGTCGCCAAACAGGTCACCAGACCGATCAGGAATCGAGAAGCGCAGGCCAGGCAGCCGCAACTAGCGTGA
- a CDS encoding excinuclease ABC subunit UvrA, with protein MRTPPRTDPDSPPTHAADRHDLIRVHGARENNLKNVSVELPKRRLTVFTGVSGSGKSSLVFATIAAESQRMINETYSAFVQGFMPTLARPDVDVLDGLTTAIIVDQERMGGDARSTVGTATDANAMLRILFSRLGQPQIGPPGAFSFNVPSVRGSGAITVERGAGSKAVKATYSRLGGMCPRCEGRGSVSDFDLTALYDDTKSLNEGALTIPGYSVDGWYGRIFAGCGFFDPDKPIGRFTKKELDALLYKEPTRIKVDNINVTYEGLIPRIQKSFLSKDVDAMQPHIRAFVERAITFATCPECDGTRLAEAARSSRIDGINIADACAMQISDLAEWVRRLDEPSVAPLLTALTHTLDSFVEIGLGYLSLDRPSGTLSGGEAQRTKMIRHLGSSLTDVTYVFDEPTIGLHPHDIARMNHLLLRLRDKGNTVLVVEHKPEAIAIADHVVDLGPGAGTAGGEVVFEGTVEGLRASGTLTGRHLDDRVALKDKVRTPTGALEIRGASTNNLRTVDVDIPLGVLVVVTGVAGSGKSSLVHGSIPAGAGVVSIDQAAIRGSRRSNPATYTGLLEPIRKAFAKANGVKPALFSANSEGACPTCNGAGVVYTDLAMMASVASVCEECDGRRFQASVLEYHFGGRDISEVLAMSVTDAEAFFGAGEARTPAAHAIARRLADVGLGYLSLGQPLTTLSGGERQRLKLATHMATDGGVYVLDEPTTGLHLADVEQLLGLLDRLVDTGKSVIVIEHHQAVMAHADWIIDLGPGAGHDGGRIVFEGTPADLVAARSTLTGEHLAAYVGA; from the coding sequence ATGCGTACGCCCCCGAGGACCGACCCGGATTCGCCGCCGACGCACGCCGCCGACCGGCACGATCTGATCCGGGTGCACGGTGCCCGCGAGAACAACCTCAAGAACGTCAGTGTCGAGCTGCCCAAACGGCGGCTGACGGTGTTCACCGGGGTCTCCGGTTCGGGCAAGAGTTCGCTGGTGTTCGCCACGATCGCCGCCGAATCGCAGCGGATGATCAACGAGACGTACAGCGCTTTCGTGCAGGGGTTCATGCCGACGCTGGCCCGGCCCGACGTCGACGTGCTCGACGGGTTGACCACCGCGATCATCGTCGACCAGGAGCGGATGGGCGGTGACGCCCGGTCCACGGTCGGCACCGCCACCGACGCCAACGCGATGCTGCGGATCCTGTTCAGCCGGCTCGGGCAGCCGCAGATCGGTCCGCCCGGCGCGTTCTCGTTCAACGTCCCGTCGGTACGGGGCAGCGGCGCGATCACCGTCGAGCGCGGTGCCGGCAGCAAAGCGGTCAAGGCGACGTACAGCCGGCTCGGTGGGATGTGTCCGCGCTGCGAGGGTCGGGGTTCGGTGAGTGATTTCGACCTGACCGCCCTGTACGACGACACCAAGTCGCTCAACGAGGGCGCGCTGACCATCCCCGGTTACAGCGTCGACGGCTGGTACGGCCGGATCTTCGCCGGCTGCGGGTTCTTCGATCCGGACAAGCCGATCGGCAGGTTCACCAAGAAGGAGCTCGACGCGCTCCTGTACAAGGAGCCGACCAGGATCAAGGTCGACAACATCAACGTGACGTACGAGGGGCTGATCCCCCGGATCCAGAAGTCGTTCCTGTCCAAGGACGTCGACGCGATGCAGCCGCACATCCGGGCGTTCGTGGAGCGGGCGATCACCTTCGCCACCTGCCCGGAGTGCGACGGCACCCGGCTCGCCGAGGCGGCCCGCTCGTCGAGGATCGACGGGATCAACATCGCCGACGCGTGCGCGATGCAGATCAGCGACCTGGCCGAGTGGGTGCGCCGCCTCGACGAGCCCTCGGTCGCGCCGCTGTTGACGGCGTTGACCCACACCCTGGACTCGTTCGTCGAGATCGGGCTGGGCTACCTCAGCCTCGACCGTCCGTCGGGCACCCTGTCGGGTGGCGAGGCGCAGCGGACCAAGATGATCCGCCACCTCGGGTCGTCGCTGACCGACGTCACCTACGTCTTCGACGAGCCGACGATCGGTCTGCACCCGCACGACATCGCCCGGATGAACCACCTGCTGCTGCGGCTGCGCGACAAGGGCAACACGGTGCTGGTCGTGGAGCACAAGCCGGAAGCGATCGCGATCGCCGACCACGTCGTCGATCTCGGTCCCGGTGCCGGTACGGCCGGCGGCGAGGTGGTGTTCGAAGGCACCGTCGAAGGGCTGCGCGCCAGCGGCACGCTCACCGGCCGGCACCTCGACGACCGGGTCGCGCTCAAGGACAAGGTCCGTACGCCCACCGGCGCTCTGGAGATCCGGGGCGCGAGCACCAACAACCTGCGCACGGTCGACGTCGACATCCCGCTCGGGGTGCTGGTGGTCGTCACCGGGGTCGCCGGCTCGGGCAAAAGTTCACTCGTCCACGGCTCGATCCCGGCCGGCGCGGGTGTGGTGTCGATCGACCAGGCGGCGATCCGTGGCTCCCGGCGCAGCAACCCGGCGACGTACACCGGGCTGCTCGAACCGATCCGCAAGGCGTTCGCCAAGGCCAACGGGGTGAAGCCGGCACTGTTCAGCGCCAACTCCGAGGGTGCCTGCCCGACCTGCAACGGCGCCGGGGTGGTCTACACAGACCTGGCGATGATGGCCAGCGTGGCGTCGGTCTGCGAGGAGTGCGACGGAAGACGGTTCCAGGCGTCGGTGCTGGAATACCACTTCGGCGGTCGGGACATCAGCGAGGTGCTCGCGATGTCGGTGACCGACGCCGAGGCGTTCTTCGGCGCCGGCGAGGCCCGGACGCCGGCCGCGCACGCCATCGCGCGCCGGCTCGCCGACGTCGGACTCGGCTACCTCAGTCTCGGTCAGCCGCTGACCACGCTCTCGGGTGGCGAGCGGCAGCGGCTCAAGCTGGCCACCCACATGGCGACTGACGGCGGCGTCTACGTTCTTGACGAGCCGACCACCGGCCTGCACCTGGCCGACGTGGAGCAGTTGCTCGGCCTGCTCGACCGGCTGGTCGACACCGGCAAGTCGGTGATCGTCATCGAGCACCACCAGGCGGTGATGGCCCACGCCGACTGGATCATCGATCTGGGACCGGGCGCCGGTCACGACGGCGGCCGGATCGTCTTCGAGGGCACCCCGGCCGATCTGGTGGCCGCCCGCTCGACGCTCACCGGCGAACACCTCGCGGCGTACGTCGGCGCCTGA